Within the Pseudomonadota bacterium genome, the region CGGTGGAGCTTTCAATGGCCTGGATGAAATAGTCCAGCGGCGTTTGCGTGGTAACGTTCTGGGATTTAATTCGATCATTAAAGACAAAAGTGAAATGACGGCTGAAGAGGTTCTTAGCCAGGTAACCCCTGCAGATTTACTCAAATATGGCTTGATTCCAGAATTTATCGGGCGGCTGCCGGTGTTGGCAGCTTTGGGAGAACTGGATGAGGAGGCTTTGGTTCGCATTCTTACCGAACCCAAGAATTCCCTGGTAAAACAGTATAAAAAGATGTTTGCCATGGATAAGGTGGAACTGGAATTTTCCGGGCGGGCCTTGCAACGAATTGCGGTCAAGGCAACCGAGCAAAAAACCGGTGCCCGGGGGTTACGTTCTATTATCGAGTCGGTGATGACCGATATTATGTTTGACCTGCCGCAAATGGATGCCAGCCGCTGCGTTATTGAAGAAGAAGTGATTGACGGTAATGGTACTCCGTTGCTGGTTTTTGAAAAAGGGAAAAAGAGCCAAAAGGAGCCGGATAAGGCCTATGGCAGCTGAGTTTTTGCTTGACATGCCTTTAAGGTGGTTGTAATAAGGTCAAAGTTTTAAATTATCTTAATAACAAAAGGGGGATTATTGTTATGACAAAGGCTGAATTGGTCGAGGGAATTGCTGGAAAAGCAGGTGTTTCCAAGGCCGCCTCGGAGAAAGTATTGAAGGCTTTCATGGAAGAAGTTAAAGGCGGAATTAAAAAGGGTGAAAGAGTCACTCTGGTAGGTTTCGGTACTTTTTATGCGGCTGAACGTCCTGCACGGATGGGTCGGAATCCCCGTACCGGGGAAGAAATTAAAATTCCTGCCTGTACGGTTCCGAAGTTCAAGGCTGGTAAGGCTTTAAAGGATGATCTG harbors:
- a CDS encoding HU family DNA-binding protein, with translation MTKAELVEGIAGKAGVSKAASEKVLKAFMEEVKGGIKKGERVTLVGFGTFYAAERPARMGRNPRTGEEIKIPACTVPKFKAGKALKDDLN